In Variovorax paradoxus, a single genomic region encodes these proteins:
- the flgC gene encoding flagellar basal body rod protein FlgC, giving the protein MPFPSTSMNIFNVAGSAMTAQSQRMNVTASNLANAESAAGPDGMPYRAKQVVFEVAPSGHQDIGGVKVSGVIEDPSPPRMVFDPKSPHANGEGYVAMPNVNVVEEMTNMISASRSYQANVEVLNTAKTLMVKTLTIGQ; this is encoded by the coding sequence ATGCCGTTCCCAAGCACCTCCATGAACATCTTCAACGTGGCGGGCTCGGCCATGACCGCGCAATCGCAGCGCATGAACGTGACCGCGAGCAACCTGGCCAACGCCGAGAGCGCGGCCGGCCCCGACGGCATGCCCTACCGCGCCAAGCAGGTGGTGTTCGAGGTCGCGCCTTCGGGCCACCAGGACATCGGCGGCGTGAAGGTCTCGGGCGTGATCGAAGACCCGTCGCCTCCCAGGATGGTGTTCGACCCGAAGAGCCCGCACGCCAACGGCGAAGGCTATGTCGCGATGCCCAACGTCAACGTGGTCGAGGAGATGACCAACATGATCTCGGCCTCGCGCAGCTACCAGGCCAACGTCGAAGTGCTCAACACGGCCAAGACCCTGATGGTCAAGACGCTGACCATCGGCCAGTAA